A single window of Nicotiana sylvestris chromosome 5, ASM39365v2, whole genome shotgun sequence DNA harbors:
- the LOC138868779 gene encoding ATP-dependent DNA helicase PIF1-like, translating to MHVQGPKLYKDLLTVNGEPCSAFREFVEKRGLLHCDNSLIECMFEAASYQMSYCLRRLFATLLVYCGPGNPRKLWEQFEESMIEDYKVLQTIERREIRYQALNHINDILHSTGHDVNEYELISETIRPSTAAKEAKEIHFERSIIVSEDDVLLHRKLNKNQLIAYNVITERIFSNKSALATTTSGVAASIFSGGRTAYSRFKIPIDIDENASCNISKESALAGLIRDAKLIVWDEVSMAKKRMLKVFDLLLKDLMDTNALFGGKVVVLGGDFRQTLLVVHYGKKEDFINESLLYSSIWNELEKLKLSENMRAKTDPAFCDYLLRIGNGQERVNSANKIEILDSLIIPYTKRIPR from the exons ATGCATGTGCAAGGACCGAAGTTATATAAGGATCTTTTGACAGTAAATGGAGAGCCTTGTAGTGCTTTTAGAGAGTTTGTAGAAAAAAGAGGATTACTACACTGTGATAATAGCTTGATAGAGTGTATGTTTGAGGCCGCAAGTTACCAAATGTCATATTGTTTGCGACGTTTATTTGCTACATTATTGGTGTATTGTGGTCCTGGCAACCCTAGAAAATTATGGGAACAATTTGAAGAATCGATGATTGAAGACTATAAAGTGTTACAAACTATTGAAAGAAGAGAAATTCGATATCAAGCTCTGAACCATATCAATGATATTTTACATTCCACGGGTCATGATGTAAATGAGTATGAACTTATCTCAGAAACTATCAGGCCTTCTACGGCAGCAAAAGAGGCAAAAGAGATTCATTTTGAAAGATCTATTATTGTTAGCGAAGATGACGTATTGTTGCATaggaaattaaacaaaaatcaattGATTGCATATAATGTGATTACTGAAAGGATATTTTCGAATAAATCAG CTTTGGCAACAACTACTTCTGGTGTTGCTGCTTCTATTTTCTCGGGAGGACGTACTGCATATTCACGTTTCAAAATTCCTATTGACATCGATGAAAATGCCAGTTGTAACATTAGCAAAGAAAGCGCACTTGCAGGTTTAATCCGAGATGCAAAATTGATTGTATGGGATGAGGTATCTATGGCTAAAAAAAGAATGTTGAAAGTTTTTGATCTACTCTTAAAAGATCTGATGGATACAAATGCATTATTTGGCGGAAAAGTTGTTGTTTTAGGAGGTGACTTCAGACAAACTCTTCTTGTTGTGCACTATGGAAAAAAAGAAGATTTCATCAATGAAAGTTTATTATATTCTAGCATTTGGAATGAActtgaaaaattaaaattatctgaGAATATGAGAGCAAAAACAGATCCTGCATTTTGTGATTATTTGTTAAGAATTGGAAATGGACAAGAACGAGTCAATTCAGCAAACAAGATTGAAATTCTAGATTCTTTGATTATTCCTTACACAAAAAGAATCCCTCGATAA